One stretch of Schlesneria sp. DSM 10557 DNA includes these proteins:
- a CDS encoding transketolase family protein — translation MAIGEAAGLKLGKASRDAFGAALKELGNEFPKFVTVDGDVGNSTRTEVFAKAFPDRAFNVGIAESNMVGVASGLASAGKIPVVSSFAVFLLANAFDQIRMCVAYPEVNVKLVGSHAGISIGEDGASQMGIEDVSLACSLPGMTVIVPADATSTRKATRAMLEHVGPVYLRCGRIELPEIYQADSPFVIGKANTVKEGDDVTIIANGLMVGVALDAAAQLAKGGTSARVVDMHTVKPLDEATILRAAEETGRIVVAEEHLMTGGLGAAVAATVARTRPVPIEFVNLGDRYAESGDPQGLLQKYGLTAEAIVAAVEKVKRR, via the coding sequence ATGGCAATTGGCGAAGCCGCAGGTCTGAAGCTGGGAAAGGCGTCCCGAGATGCTTTTGGCGCTGCGCTGAAGGAGCTTGGGAACGAGTTTCCCAAGTTTGTCACCGTCGACGGCGATGTCGGGAATTCAACCCGGACGGAAGTCTTTGCCAAAGCATTCCCCGATCGAGCGTTCAATGTGGGAATTGCGGAATCCAACATGGTGGGTGTAGCCAGCGGGTTGGCCTCTGCCGGCAAGATCCCGGTCGTCAGCAGCTTTGCGGTGTTTCTGCTGGCCAATGCATTTGACCAGATTCGGATGTGCGTCGCGTATCCGGAAGTGAATGTCAAACTGGTGGGGTCGCACGCAGGAATTTCGATCGGCGAAGATGGTGCTTCGCAGATGGGGATCGAGGATGTAAGTCTGGCCTGTTCGCTTCCCGGCATGACCGTCATCGTCCCCGCCGATGCGACTTCGACCCGAAAGGCGACTCGGGCGATGCTTGAGCATGTCGGGCCGGTTTACCTGCGTTGCGGGCGGATCGAACTTCCCGAGATCTATCAGGCTGACTCCCCGTTTGTGATCGGGAAGGCCAACACAGTGAAAGAGGGGGACGACGTTACGATCATCGCCAATGGACTCATGGTGGGTGTTGCTCTTGATGCGGCGGCACAGCTTGCAAAGGGTGGGACCAGCGCACGAGTCGTCGACATGCATACAGTCAAACCGCTGGACGAAGCGACGATCTTGCGAGCGGCCGAAGAAACGGGTCGAATTGTCGTCGCGGAAGAGCACTTGATGACGGGAGGATTGGGGGCCGCTGTTGCAGCGACGGTCGCACGAACCCGTCCCGTTCCCATAGAATTTGTCAATCTGGGGGATCGCTATGCCGAGAGTGGCGACCCGCAGGGGCTTTTGCAAAAGTACGGATTAACTGCGGAAGCGATTGTCGCGGCCGTGGAAAAAGTTAAACGTCGCTGA